Proteins encoded in a region of the Gulosibacter sediminis genome:
- the glpX gene encoding class II fructose-bisphosphatase yields the protein MELVRATEAAAIRAVPWIGRGNKNGADGAAVDAMRKFLATVEFQGEVVIGEGEKDEAPMLFNGEIVGNGSGPLCDIAVDPIDGTSLTAAGRRNAISVIAVADRGSMYNPKEVFYMEKIVTGPAGKGIIDLERPIGENITGLAKALGKHVEDMTIAVLDRPRHEELIADIRATGAGTSLLLDGDVAGGINAALEDGTVDMCVGIGGTPEGIITACAIKALDGVMQGRLYPRNDEERSKAVNAGHELGRVLSADDLVRTDNTFFVCTGVTDGGLVKGVNRERDRITTDSVVLRARSGTFRRVTAVHRASKWLADEA from the coding sequence ATGGAGCTGGTTCGCGCCACCGAGGCCGCCGCGATTCGCGCTGTGCCCTGGATCGGTCGCGGCAACAAGAACGGCGCCGACGGCGCAGCGGTCGATGCGATGCGCAAGTTCCTCGCGACGGTGGAGTTTCAGGGCGAGGTCGTGATTGGCGAGGGCGAGAAGGACGAGGCGCCCATGCTCTTCAACGGCGAGATCGTCGGGAACGGCAGCGGGCCGCTCTGTGACATCGCGGTCGACCCGATCGACGGCACGAGCCTCACCGCGGCGGGCCGCCGCAACGCGATCAGCGTGATCGCGGTGGCCGACCGCGGCTCGATGTACAACCCCAAAGAGGTCTTCTACATGGAGAAGATCGTCACCGGCCCGGCCGGCAAGGGCATCATCGACCTCGAGCGGCCGATCGGCGAGAACATCACCGGCCTCGCGAAGGCGCTTGGCAAGCACGTTGAAGACATGACCATCGCCGTGCTCGACCGTCCCCGCCACGAAGAGCTCATCGCCGACATTCGCGCGACCGGCGCGGGCACCTCGCTGCTGCTCGACGGTGACGTCGCTGGCGGCATCAACGCCGCGCTCGAAGACGGCACGGTCGACATGTGCGTCGGCATCGGTGGCACCCCCGAGGGCATCATCACCGCCTGCGCAATCAAGGCGCTAGACGGCGTCATGCAGGGTCGCCTCTACCCGCGCAACGACGAGGAGCGCAGCAAGGCCGTCAATGCCGGCCACGAGCTCGGCCGCGTGCTTTCGGCCGACGACCTCGTGCGCACCGACAACACCTTCTTCGTCTGCACCGGCGTGACCGACGGTGGCCTCGTGAAGGGCGTCAACCGCGAGCGTGACCGCATCACGACCGACTCGGTCGTGCTGCGCGCCCGCTCGGGCACGTTCCGCCGCGTCACCGCGGTGCACCGCGCATCGAAGTGGCTCGCCGACGAGGCGTAA
- a CDS encoding 3'-5' exonuclease, which translates to MSVSFTAVDFETANRSPASACAVGVVRVRDGEVVERATWLIHPPEGHDRFEPFNIQLHGVSPERVARAPHWRESLDRLVEFIGDDVVVAHNAGFDIGVIVAASRASQLPVPGMRYFCSLRLARTSYQLPSYKLPRAAAAAGYTLENHHDPLADAEACAAIVVDVARTGGFTDMNELASSSRVQIRDLEPEDAPNHDQLVADATF; encoded by the coding sequence ATGTCAGTCAGTTTCACCGCCGTCGACTTCGAAACGGCCAACCGCTCCCCCGCCTCCGCCTGCGCAGTCGGTGTGGTGCGGGTGCGCGATGGCGAGGTGGTTGAACGTGCAACCTGGCTCATCCATCCTCCCGAAGGACACGACCGGTTCGAGCCGTTCAATATTCAGTTGCATGGGGTGAGTCCCGAACGGGTCGCCCGGGCTCCCCATTGGCGCGAGAGTCTCGACCGACTCGTCGAGTTCATTGGTGATGACGTCGTCGTCGCGCACAACGCAGGTTTCGATATTGGCGTCATCGTCGCGGCCTCGCGCGCGAGCCAGCTCCCGGTGCCCGGGATGCGCTACTTCTGCTCGCTCCGGCTCGCCCGCACGAGCTACCAGCTCCCCTCGTACAAACTGCCTCGCGCCGCGGCCGCCGCCGGTTATACCCTGGAGAACCACCACGACCCCCTCGCGGATGCCGAAGCATGTGCGGCGATTGTCGTCGATGTCGCGCGCACCGGCGGGTTCACCGACATGAACGAGCTCGCGAGCTCATCGCGCGTGCAGATCCGCGACTTGGAACCCGAGGACGCACCGAACCACGATCAGCTCGTGGCCGACGCAACATTTTGA
- a CDS encoding DNA recombination protein RmuC translates to MDIAGLIIGILIGVALGAVIGVLVTRGRAMTAEARVDELRQAQTQAELRGSGDARILQELAPMRSELSRLRVTVRELEQERLELHGRLSEQLRVQASSDAELRAATEQLTAAMRSGTARGNWGEAQLRNLFESAGMLPHVDFDTQVSVNGDDGVLRPDAVVHLPGEHALVIDAKAPMTRFLEGMRVPQPGTEADAKLRSRLLREHAQAVRGHVDTLRARNYQAVVVGSPNFVVAYLPSEAALSAAVTADPALLDDAFAKGVALASPTTLWAILRSIAAAWQQERVSESVEQVLALSSDLYRRIGTASGHLAKLGRQLRGSVEAYDQFVGSYESRVLPTARRLAEFDAAAKPIETPKSVEKTPRAVTAPELVPDAEVEPEHR, encoded by the coding sequence ATGGACATCGCGGGACTCATCATCGGCATTCTCATCGGCGTCGCCCTCGGCGCGGTAATCGGCGTGCTCGTCACGCGCGGGCGGGCCATGACCGCCGAGGCGCGCGTTGACGAACTGCGGCAGGCCCAGACGCAGGCCGAGCTTCGCGGCTCGGGCGATGCGCGCATCCTGCAGGAGCTCGCGCCGATGCGCAGCGAACTCTCTCGGTTGCGCGTAACTGTGCGCGAACTCGAACAAGAACGCCTCGAGCTGCACGGCCGCCTCAGCGAGCAGCTGCGCGTGCAGGCGAGCTCCGACGCCGAGCTGCGGGCGGCCACCGAGCAGCTCACCGCCGCAATGCGCTCCGGCACCGCTCGCGGCAACTGGGGTGAGGCACAATTGCGAAATCTCTTCGAGAGCGCGGGGATGCTCCCCCACGTTGACTTCGACACCCAAGTCTCGGTGAACGGCGACGACGGTGTGCTGCGCCCCGATGCCGTCGTGCATTTGCCTGGCGAGCACGCGCTCGTCATCGATGCGAAGGCGCCGATGACACGCTTCCTCGAGGGGATGCGCGTGCCCCAGCCCGGCACGGAGGCCGACGCGAAACTCCGCTCGCGCCTGCTGCGCGAGCATGCGCAGGCCGTGCGCGGTCACGTCGACACCTTGCGTGCTCGCAACTACCAGGCCGTTGTCGTGGGGTCGCCCAACTTCGTCGTCGCATATCTGCCGAGCGAGGCTGCGCTCTCGGCCGCGGTCACGGCCGACCCGGCACTGCTCGACGACGCCTTCGCGAAGGGCGTCGCCCTCGCCTCGCCGACCACCCTCTGGGCCATCTTGCGATCAATCGCCGCCGCCTGGCAACAGGAGCGCGTGAGCGAGTCGGTCGAGCAGGTGTTGGCGCTCTCAAGCGACCTCTACCGCCGCATCGGCACCGCATCCGGCCACCTCGCGAAACTCGGTCGTCAACTCCGGGGCTCGGTCGAGGCCTACGACCAGTTCGTCGGCTCGTACGAGAGCCGCGTGTTGCCGACCGCGCGGCGCCTCGCCGAGTTCGATGCTGCGGCTAAGCCCATCGAGACCCCAAAGTCGGTCGAGAAGACGCCGCGCGCCGTCACTGCGCCCGAACTCGTGCCCGATGCAGAAGTCGAGCCCGAACACCGCTGA
- the ychF gene encoding redox-regulated ATPase YchF, which yields MALTIGIVGLPNVGKSTLFNALTKNTVLAANYPFATIEPNVGVVELPDARLGQLAEIFGSQRLLPATVSFVDIAGIVKGASEGEGLGNQFLANIREADAIAQVVRGFSDPDVVHVDGAVSPASDMETINTELILADLQTLEKAIPRFEKEVKGKKLDAAVLGAAKDALAVLNDGKLLSGSDLDLTPIRELGLLSAKPFIYVFNVDEEILADQGKLDELAALVAPAQAVFLDAKTESELIDLPADEAAELLEALGQDESGLDQLARVGFDTLGLQTYLTAGPKEARAWTIRKGDKAPQAAGVIHTDFERGFIKAEIVSFEDLLAAGSMQDAKAAGKVRMEGKDYVMQDGDVVEFRFNV from the coding sequence GTGGCTCTTACTATCGGAATCGTCGGACTGCCCAACGTCGGCAAGTCCACCCTCTTCAACGCGCTGACCAAGAACACGGTGCTTGCCGCGAACTACCCGTTTGCGACGATCGAACCGAACGTCGGCGTCGTTGAGCTGCCGGATGCTCGGCTGGGTCAGCTCGCCGAAATCTTCGGCTCGCAGCGGCTTCTGCCCGCGACCGTCTCGTTCGTTGACATCGCCGGCATCGTGAAGGGCGCGAGTGAGGGTGAGGGGCTCGGCAACCAGTTCCTCGCGAACATTCGTGAGGCGGATGCGATTGCTCAGGTTGTGCGCGGCTTCTCCGACCCTGACGTCGTGCACGTCGACGGTGCGGTCTCGCCGGCGAGCGACATGGAAACGATCAACACCGAACTGATTCTTGCCGACCTGCAGACGCTCGAAAAGGCAATTCCGCGCTTCGAGAAGGAAGTCAAGGGCAAGAAACTTGACGCGGCGGTGCTTGGTGCGGCCAAGGATGCGCTCGCCGTGCTCAACGACGGCAAGCTCCTGTCTGGCAGCGACCTCGACCTGACGCCGATTCGCGAGCTCGGGCTGCTCAGCGCGAAGCCGTTCATCTACGTGTTCAATGTCGACGAAGAGATCCTCGCCGACCAGGGAAAGCTCGACGAGCTCGCCGCGTTGGTCGCGCCGGCGCAGGCGGTTTTTCTCGATGCGAAGACCGAGTCGGAGCTCATCGATCTTCCGGCCGACGAGGCAGCTGAATTGCTCGAGGCGCTGGGCCAGGATGAGTCGGGTCTCGACCAGCTCGCCCGTGTCGGGTTCGACACCCTCGGGCTGCAGACTTACCTGACGGCGGGCCCGAAGGAGGCGCGCGCCTGGACGATTCGCAAGGGCGACAAGGCGCCGCAGGCCGCCGGTGTCATCCACACTGACTTTGAGCGTGGCTTTATCAAGGCTGAAATCGTGTCGTTTGAGGATCTCCTCGCGGCCGGTTCGATGCAGGATGCGAAGGCTGCCGGCAAGGTGCGTATGGAGGGCAAGGACTACGTCATGCAGGACGGCGACGTGGTGGAGTTCCGCTTCAACGTGTGA